A stretch of the Bacillus licheniformis DSM 13 = ATCC 14580 genome encodes the following:
- the tenA gene encoding thiaminase II, with the protein MKFSEECRNSAATWWEGSFVHPFIQGIGDGTLPVDRFKYYVMQDSYYLTHFAKVQSFGAAYAHDLYTTSRMAEHAKGTYEAEMSLHRKFTDLLGITKEELESFQPSPTAYAYTSHLYRSVVSGSFAEILAALLPCYWLYYDVGETLKTCRPDNAIYQEWIATYGGDWFKKSVTEQINRFDELAENADEKTRAKMKENFVISSFYEYRFWDMAYQKESWSKSGVDQLASARDHR; encoded by the coding sequence ATGAAGTTTTCAGAAGAATGCCGAAACAGCGCTGCAACTTGGTGGGAAGGGAGTTTTGTCCATCCGTTTATTCAAGGAATTGGAGACGGCACACTTCCGGTTGACCGATTTAAATACTATGTCATGCAGGATTCCTACTATTTGACCCACTTTGCCAAAGTCCAATCCTTTGGAGCGGCATATGCTCACGATCTATATACGACAAGCCGGATGGCCGAACACGCGAAAGGGACATATGAAGCCGAGATGTCGCTCCACAGGAAATTCACCGATCTATTGGGCATCACAAAGGAAGAGCTGGAGTCGTTTCAGCCGTCGCCGACAGCGTATGCGTACACATCGCATTTGTACCGTTCTGTCGTCAGCGGCAGTTTTGCGGAAATACTCGCTGCTTTGCTTCCTTGCTATTGGCTCTATTATGACGTCGGCGAAACGCTGAAAACGTGCAGGCCTGACAACGCGATTTATCAGGAATGGATCGCGACATACGGAGGAGACTGGTTTAAAAAATCTGTAACGGAACAGATCAACCGCTTCGATGAGCTGGCTGAAAACGCCGATGAGAAAACGCGCGCGAAGATGAAGGAGAATTTCGTCATCTCCAGCTTCTACGAATACCGGTTCTGGGATATGGCCTATCAAAAAGAAAGCTGGTCAAAAAGCGGGGTGGATCAGCTTGCATCTGCACGCGATCACCGATGA
- the thiD gene encoding bifunctional hydroxymethylpyrimidine kinase/phosphomethylpyrimidine kinase gives MSIYKALTIAGSDSGGGAGIQADIKTFQELGVFGMTVLTAVTAQNTTGVHGVYPLSPEALGAQIDAVAEDLKPDAVKTGMLWSAEMIEVTAEKIAAYELKRVIVDPVMIAKGGASLLNEEAVETLKRRLLPLAYAVTPNIPEAEVLTGRSIQTMEDRKKAARDLHEMGVRNIIIKGGHQPEDGKVTDLLFDGETFTEKTNSYIKTKNTHGTGCTFAAALTAQSAKGNGIQGAFRIAEAFVHEAVVHSLDFGAGHGPTNHFAYQKLSNAGLEL, from the coding sequence ATGAGCATATATAAAGCATTAACAATCGCCGGATCGGATTCAGGAGGCGGAGCCGGCATTCAAGCCGACATTAAAACATTTCAGGAGCTTGGCGTCTTCGGCATGACAGTTTTGACAGCAGTCACTGCGCAAAATACAACAGGGGTTCACGGCGTCTACCCGCTTTCTCCGGAAGCGCTCGGCGCACAGATTGATGCAGTGGCAGAAGATTTAAAACCTGACGCCGTGAAAACAGGGATGCTGTGGAGCGCGGAGATGATTGAGGTCACTGCTGAAAAAATTGCAGCATATGAGCTTAAACGTGTGATCGTCGATCCTGTCATGATCGCCAAAGGCGGCGCTTCACTATTGAATGAGGAAGCTGTTGAAACATTGAAACGGCGCCTTCTTCCGCTTGCTTATGCGGTAACGCCAAACATTCCCGAAGCCGAAGTGCTGACAGGGAGAAGCATTCAAACAATGGAAGACCGCAAAAAAGCAGCTCGTGACTTGCATGAAATGGGCGTCCGCAACATTATCATCAAGGGAGGTCATCAGCCTGAGGATGGCAAAGTAACCGATCTCCTCTTCGACGGAGAGACGTTCACAGAAAAAACCAATTCCTATATTAAGACGAAAAATACCCATGGAACAGGCTGTACATTTGCCGCGGCTCTTACGGCGCAATCAGCGAAAGGAAACGGGATTCAAGGAGCTTTCCGCATCGCTGAGGCTTTCGTCCACGAAGCGGTTGTACACAGCCTTGATTTTGGAGCCGGCCACGGACCGACCAACCATTTTGCATATCAAAAGTTATCCAACGCAGGGTTGGAACTGTAG
- the thiS gene encoding sulfur carrier protein ThiS, translating into MNIQLNGRKIEWRDDGGTIYDLLASYNLENRVVVVEKNRRIIGKDQYQTVKLEEHDVIEIVHFVGGG; encoded by the coding sequence GTGAACATTCAGCTCAACGGCCGGAAAATAGAGTGGAGAGACGACGGCGGCACGATTTATGATTTGCTCGCATCCTACAATTTGGAAAATCGTGTTGTCGTTGTTGAAAAAAACAGGCGGATTATCGGAAAAGACCAATATCAAACGGTCAAATTGGAAGAACACGATGTCATCGAAATCGTTCATTTTGTCGGAGGGGGATAA
- a CDS encoding CotY/CotZ family spore coat protein has translation MSCGKHHGRHENCVCDAVEQIIKEQDAVEETTACSTSCFGNLLSPTVSGKDTIPFLLYDKKGGLFSTFGNVGGFSDDMQCFESIFFRAESLKDCCATLSILRPVDINGDTLSVCHPCDPDFFGLEKTDFCIEVDLTCFCAIQCLSPDLVDRAADKKHNHHHG, from the coding sequence ATGAGCTGCGGAAAACACCATGGCCGGCATGAAAATTGTGTATGCGATGCAGTAGAACAGATTATAAAAGAACAGGATGCCGTTGAGGAAACAACAGCGTGCTCGACAAGCTGCTTTGGCAACCTGCTGAGTCCGACGGTTTCCGGTAAAGACACGATTCCGTTCCTTTTGTACGACAAAAAAGGCGGACTGTTTTCAACATTTGGAAATGTCGGCGGATTTTCAGATGATATGCAGTGCTTCGAATCGATTTTCTTCCGGGCAGAAAGTCTCAAAGATTGCTGTGCAACGCTTTCAATCCTGAGGCCTGTGGACATAAACGGCGACACATTAAGCGTCTGCCATCCTTGTGACCCTGACTTTTTCGGGCTTGAAAAGACGGACTTTTGCATCGAGGTTGACTTGACTTGTTTCTGTGCGATTCAATGTCTGTCACCTGACCTAGTTGATCGCGCAGCAGACAAAAAACACAATCACCACCACGGTTAA
- a CDS encoding spore coat protein — METRPYSWIALDPECEHPGNDYHPSYPKKKLCDDYTCNCGRKGQNGFIDSDLDQLHLNKQLSDETIIIKDSCDVQVSTEDTQTLASVMTAAQTLAVTIILAIIDDPDLAELVTTDLLQVTANKQTNRQKLVIDNSRNVHVTTEDTDTAIIVSTFVQTVVITITALIVGLL, encoded by the coding sequence ATGGAAACAAGACCATATTCATGGATTGCGCTTGACCCGGAATGCGAACATCCAGGCAACGATTATCACCCTAGTTATCCTAAGAAAAAATTATGTGACGACTATACTTGCAACTGTGGTAGGAAAGGGCAAAATGGCTTTATCGATTCTGACCTAGATCAACTTCATCTTAACAAACAGCTCTCAGATGAAACGATCATCATTAAAGACTCTTGTGATGTTCAAGTCTCAACTGAAGACACACAAACGTTGGCATCAGTCATGACAGCTGCACAAACACTAGCTGTTACTATTATTCTCGCCATTATCGATGATCCTGATCTAGCCGAACTTGTCACAACTGATCTGTTGCAGGTAACTGCCAATAAACAAACGAACAGACAAAAATTGGTGATCGATAATTCCAGAAATGTACATGTCACAACCGAAGATACAGACACAGCTATCATCGTAAGCACATTTGTTCAAACTGTTGTAATCACCATCACCGCCCTTATCGTCGGCCTTCTATAA
- a CDS encoding CotY/CotZ family spore coat protein has product MTKCSAENCVCEAVENIHDLQNAIEEEGCPTSCFSNLLSPSRHLGDTIPFILYTSKSKPFVAFGNVGELQAGPCFSTVFFRVENIDDCCATLRLLIAFDDNRRVLDFTEDKDKICDVFRLEKTSFCIEVDLECFCAIECLNPKLINRSN; this is encoded by the coding sequence ATGACGAAATGTTCAGCCGAAAATTGCGTGTGCGAAGCCGTTGAAAACATTCACGATCTGCAAAACGCCATTGAGGAAGAAGGCTGCCCGACAAGCTGCTTCAGCAACCTGCTTTCCCCTTCGAGACACTTAGGCGACACCATTCCGTTTATTTTATACACTTCTAAGTCTAAGCCGTTCGTAGCGTTTGGAAATGTCGGAGAACTTCAGGCAGGTCCTTGCTTCAGCACCGTGTTTTTCAGAGTTGAAAACATTGATGACTGCTGCGCTACATTGAGACTGTTGATTGCCTTTGATGATAATCGCCGCGTTCTCGATTTCACAGAAGATAAAGACAAAATTTGCGATGTGTTCCGCTTGGAAAAAACAAGTTTCTGCATTGAAGTCGATCTGGAATGCTTCTGTGCGATCGAATGCTTAAATCCAAAACTGATCAATCGTTCAAATTAA
- the tenI gene encoding thiazole tautomerase TenI, producing MHLHAITDDKHSVEELSAKIISIHDAVDFIHIRERSKKVSEISSLIDRLAEEGVDKRKLIINDRVDIALFHHIHRVQLPSHGFSVKSVRSRFPHLKIGKSVHSPEEAVQAETEGADYVLFGHIFETDCKKGRKGRGALSLAEVKAAVRIPVIAIGGITEQRLAEVKMADGIAVMSGIFSHDRPNEAAARLASLAKGDSYEKAL from the coding sequence TTGCATCTGCACGCGATCACCGATGACAAGCACTCCGTGGAAGAGCTTTCAGCAAAAATCATCTCGATTCACGATGCCGTTGACTTTATCCACATCAGGGAAAGGTCAAAAAAAGTAAGCGAAATATCAAGTTTGATCGATCGCCTGGCCGAAGAAGGCGTTGATAAGCGAAAGCTCATCATCAACGACAGGGTGGATATTGCTTTGTTTCATCATATTCACCGGGTTCAGCTGCCTTCACACGGCTTTTCCGTCAAAAGTGTAAGAAGCCGTTTTCCGCATTTGAAAATCGGAAAGTCCGTACATTCACCTGAAGAAGCGGTGCAGGCTGAAACTGAAGGTGCAGATTACGTGCTGTTCGGCCACATTTTTGAAACGGACTGTAAAAAGGGCCGGAAAGGAAGAGGAGCTCTGAGCTTGGCAGAAGTGAAGGCGGCTGTCCGCATTCCGGTCATTGCGATCGGAGGGATTACCGAACAACGTCTGGCGGAAGTCAAAATGGCAGACGGCATCGCCGTGATGTCGGGGATCTTTTCCCATGACAGACCGAATGAGGCGGCCGCGCGGCTTGCCAGTCTCGCGAAGGGAGATTCATATGAGAAAGCGCTATGA
- a CDS encoding thiazole synthase produces the protein MLKIADRQFSSRLLLGTGKYPSFEIQKEAVSASESEILTFAVRRMNIFEESQPNFLEQLDLSRYTLLPNTAGAKTAEEAVRIAKLAKASGLCDMIKVEVIGCDRSLLPDPVETLKASETLLEEGFIVLPYTSDDVVLARKLEELGVHAIMPGASPIGSGQGIINPLNLSFIIEQAKVPVIVDAGIGSPKDAAYAMELGADGVLLNTAVSGAKDPVQMAKAMKFAVEAGRLGYLAGRIPEKNYGIASSPEEGKLTI, from the coding sequence ATGTTAAAAATCGCAGATCGTCAATTTTCATCAAGATTATTGCTCGGTACAGGGAAGTATCCGTCATTTGAGATTCAAAAAGAGGCCGTCAGCGCATCTGAATCGGAGATCCTGACGTTTGCCGTCAGACGGATGAATATTTTTGAAGAATCTCAGCCTAATTTTTTGGAGCAGCTCGATTTAAGCCGTTATACGCTTTTGCCGAATACGGCAGGAGCAAAAACGGCTGAGGAAGCCGTCCGGATCGCCAAGCTTGCCAAAGCAAGCGGTCTTTGCGACATGATCAAAGTCGAAGTGATCGGCTGTGACCGTTCGCTTCTGCCGGACCCGGTAGAAACGCTGAAGGCGTCAGAAACCTTGCTTGAAGAAGGCTTCATTGTACTGCCGTATACATCGGATGATGTCGTCCTCGCGAGAAAACTTGAAGAGCTCGGCGTGCACGCCATTATGCCCGGGGCCTCTCCGATCGGTTCGGGACAAGGAATCATCAATCCGCTCAACCTGTCGTTCATCATTGAACAGGCTAAGGTTCCCGTTATCGTGGATGCCGGAATCGGTTCTCCGAAAGATGCGGCATACGCAATGGAACTCGGTGCTGACGGGGTGCTTTTGAACACGGCAGTGAGCGGGGCGAAAGATCCGGTCCAAATGGCGAAGGCTATGAAGTTTGCCGTTGAAGCGGGCAGGCTCGGATATCTTGCCGGACGAATTCCGGAAAAGAACTACGGCATCGCCAGCAGCCCTGAAGAAGGGAAGTTGACGATTTGA
- the fabI gene encoding enoyl-ACP reductase FabI → MNLSLEGRNIVVMGVANKRSIAWGIARSLHNAGARLIFTYAGERLEKSVKELADSLERNDSIVLPCDVTNDQEIEACFADIKKEVGVIHGIAHCIAFANKEDLAGEYLNTTRDGFLLAHNISSYSLTAVAKAARGIMTEGGSIVTLTYLGGERVVSNYNVMGVAKASLDASVKYLASDLGKDGIRVNSISAGPIRTLSAKGISDFNSILKEIEERAPLRRTTTPEEVGDTAAFLFSDLSRGMTGENLHVDSGYHIIAR, encoded by the coding sequence ATGAATTTATCACTAGAAGGCCGGAATATCGTCGTCATGGGTGTAGCAAATAAACGAAGCATCGCATGGGGAATCGCCCGCTCGCTTCACAATGCAGGCGCAAGGCTGATTTTTACGTATGCGGGCGAGCGGCTTGAAAAATCGGTCAAGGAGCTGGCTGATTCTTTGGAGCGAAACGATTCAATCGTACTTCCTTGTGATGTCACTAATGACCAGGAAATTGAAGCATGCTTCGCCGACATCAAAAAAGAAGTCGGGGTCATCCACGGCATTGCACACTGCATCGCTTTCGCCAACAAAGAAGACTTGGCTGGCGAATACTTAAATACTACCCGCGACGGTTTTCTGCTCGCACACAATATCAGCTCCTACTCTCTGACAGCGGTCGCTAAAGCGGCGCGCGGCATCATGACTGAAGGCGGAAGCATCGTCACGCTGACATACCTTGGCGGCGAGCGCGTTGTATCCAACTACAATGTCATGGGTGTTGCGAAAGCATCGCTTGATGCCAGCGTCAAATACTTGGCGAGCGATCTCGGAAAAGACGGAATCCGCGTCAACAGCATTTCCGCAGGGCCGATCCGGACATTGTCCGCAAAAGGAATCAGCGACTTCAACTCGATTTTAAAAGAAATCGAAGAGCGCGCGCCGCTTCGCCGCACAACGACTCCGGAAGAAGTCGGCGACACGGCTGCTTTCCTGTTCAGCGACCTTTCCCGCGGCATGACCGGCGAAAACCTGCATGTTGATTCAGGCTACCATATCATCGCGCGATAA
- a CDS encoding DUF1360 domain-containing protein produces MIQSWFLFFLFSIAVFRLTRLIVFDTIMAPFRSLFHEEVEEKNEKTGETETYLVMKGKGVRAWVGELLSCYWCTGVWCTAFLLVFYAFVPVIAEWLILLLSIAGLAGVLETIVSKWLD; encoded by the coding sequence GTGATACAAAGCTGGTTTTTATTTTTTTTATTTTCTATCGCGGTATTTCGGCTGACGAGGCTGATTGTGTTCGACACGATCATGGCGCCGTTTAGAAGCCTGTTTCATGAAGAGGTTGAAGAAAAAAACGAAAAAACGGGAGAGACCGAAACGTATCTTGTCATGAAAGGAAAAGGCGTGAGAGCGTGGGTCGGCGAGCTGCTGAGCTGCTATTGGTGCACGGGCGTGTGGTGTACCGCGTTTTTGCTTGTTTTTTACGCATTTGTTCCGGTCATTGCTGAATGGCTGATTCTTCTGCTTTCGATCGCCGGCCTGGCTGGAGTATTGGAAACGATCGTTTCCAAATGGCTCGATTGA
- a CDS encoding CotO family spore coat protein has product MSSRKHDAEQKPLMYIVQPDYDKAEANMQDILIKRKKKAKPEASEQKARRKEQQDEAVRPDEKDGAEAVFNDEANRSEKGVKPIKKPLSKMTIAEKIDFLASLPGNMPKTLCLIEADGKTYRGTIVGKKGDSVFVRTSSKGAPAELPIESITSLHPLGF; this is encoded by the coding sequence ATGTCTAGCAGAAAACACGATGCGGAGCAAAAGCCGCTCATGTATATTGTGCAGCCGGACTATGATAAGGCAGAGGCGAACATGCAGGATATTCTGATTAAAAGAAAGAAGAAAGCAAAGCCCGAAGCTTCCGAACAAAAAGCGCGGCGGAAGGAACAGCAGGATGAAGCCGTCCGGCCCGACGAAAAAGACGGAGCTGAAGCGGTGTTTAACGATGAGGCGAATCGATCCGAAAAAGGAGTCAAACCGATTAAAAAGCCGCTCAGCAAGATGACGATTGCCGAGAAAATCGACTTTTTGGCAAGCCTTCCCGGCAATATGCCGAAAACCCTTTGTCTCATTGAAGCAGACGGGAAGACATACAGGGGAACGATCGTCGGAAAGAAGGGCGATTCCGTCTTTGTCAGAACGTCGAGCAAAGGGGCTCCGGCGGAACTGCCGATCGAGAGCATTACCTCCTTGCACCCGCTCGGCTTTTAA
- a CDS encoding thiazole biosynthesis adenylyltransferase ThiF — translation MTGRYSRQELFHPIGPDGQEKLSRARVLVIGAGALGAASAEMLVRAGVGSLTIADRDYVEWSNLQRQQLYTEQDVIDHMPKAAAAEKRLRLINSSVQVTGIVADVTAEKALELAEEASLIVDATDNFETRLIMNDAAVKLGIPFLYGACVASYGITYSVIPGKTPCLHCLLGHLPANTMTCDTAGVIGPVVQQVAAYQVTDALKLLTGHEPSGMLRSFDIWTNERSEVRADTLKHETCPTCGKGEFPFLSAENETKAAVLCGRQTVQIRPAAEQPLELESLAAKLKKAGLNVTGNPYLVSCRAEDFKFVIFRDGRALIHGTNDINRAKTIYHRWIG, via the coding sequence TTGACCGGCAGGTATTCAAGACAGGAGCTCTTTCACCCGATCGGACCGGACGGCCAGGAAAAATTAAGCCGCGCCCGCGTCCTCGTGATCGGTGCTGGGGCTTTGGGCGCGGCCAGCGCAGAAATGCTGGTGAGGGCCGGGGTCGGTTCGCTGACGATAGCCGACAGAGATTATGTGGAATGGAGCAATCTCCAGCGCCAGCAGCTCTATACGGAACAGGATGTGATTGATCATATGCCAAAGGCCGCCGCCGCTGAAAAAAGGCTGCGCCTGATCAACAGCTCTGTTCAAGTAACCGGAATCGTAGCGGATGTTACTGCGGAAAAAGCGCTCGAGCTTGCGGAGGAAGCGTCCCTGATCGTCGATGCGACGGATAATTTTGAAACACGGCTGATCATGAACGACGCGGCGGTCAAATTAGGCATCCCTTTCCTGTACGGCGCGTGTGTCGCAAGCTATGGCATCACATATAGCGTAATTCCGGGAAAAACGCCGTGTCTTCATTGTCTTTTGGGGCATTTGCCTGCGAATACCATGACGTGCGACACAGCAGGGGTGATCGGTCCGGTCGTCCAGCAGGTTGCCGCATACCAGGTAACAGATGCCCTGAAGCTGCTGACCGGGCATGAACCGTCAGGGATGCTCCGCTCATTTGATATTTGGACAAATGAGCGGTCTGAAGTCCGGGCTGACACGCTTAAACATGAGACATGTCCGACGTGCGGAAAAGGCGAGTTTCCGTTTCTTTCAGCTGAAAACGAAACAAAAGCAGCCGTTCTTTGCGGCAGACAAACGGTTCAGATCAGGCCGGCCGCGGAACAGCCGCTGGAACTGGAATCGCTTGCTGCCAAATTAAAAAAAGCCGGTTTAAATGTGACGGGAAATCCTTATTTAGTTTCCTGCCGTGCGGAGGATTTTAAGTTCGTGATTTTTCGGGATGGACGTGCTTTAATTCACGGAACGAATGACATCAATCGCGCGAAAACGATATATCACAGGTGGATTGGCTAA
- a CDS encoding spore coat protein, translated as MSFHEKAEALYAETFDELHREYDQLIEVIDSEHVTVNTANITAALSLQAIVISLTILSAQLAIEDEDTADIVSEHLLAVHRLQSRRRVIIKVIGSRNVTITLSSLEILLSVQVLTEVLIALITELDIL; from the coding sequence ATGTCGTTTCATGAAAAAGCCGAAGCGCTGTACGCAGAAACATTTGACGAATTACACCGGGAATATGACCAGCTCATTGAAGTAATTGATTCAGAACATGTCACGGTAAACACGGCAAACATAACAGCAGCTCTCTCTTTACAAGCCATCGTGATCTCTTTGACGATTTTATCGGCTCAGCTTGCGATCGAAGACGAGGATACAGCAGACATTGTCTCAGAACACCTTTTAGCCGTACACAGGCTGCAAAGCAGGAGAAGAGTCATCATCAAAGTCATCGGCAGCCGCAATGTCACCATTACGCTTTCCTCGCTGGAGATCCTGCTTTCCGTCCAAGTTTTAACCGAAGTGCTGATCGCGCTTATCACAGAGCTTGACATACTTTAA
- the thiO gene encoding glycine oxidase ThiO, which translates to MRKRYDTIVIGGGIIGTSIAYHLAKAGKKTAVFESGEVGKKATSAAAGMLGAHAECDKPGTFFEFARASQKAYKRLTGELKDISGIDIRRHDGGILKLAFSESDREHLMQMGALDSVEWLEADEVYKLEPNAGKGILGANFIRDDVHVEPAAVCRAFARGARMLGADVFEYTPVLSIESEAGAVRVTSASGTAEAEHAVIASGVWSGALFKQIGLDKRFYPVKGECLSVWNDGISLTRTLYHDHCYIVPRHSGRLVVGATMKPGDWNEQPELGGIEELIRKAKSMLPGIESMKIDQCWAGLRPETGDGNPYIGRHPENDRILFAAGHFRNGILLAPATGEMMADMILGNPVKTEWIEAFKAERKEAVHR; encoded by the coding sequence ATGAGAAAGCGCTATGATACGATCGTGATCGGCGGAGGCATCATCGGGACTTCCATCGCTTATCATCTTGCGAAAGCGGGGAAAAAAACGGCCGTGTTTGAAAGCGGGGAAGTCGGCAAAAAAGCGACGAGCGCGGCTGCGGGCATGCTCGGCGCCCATGCGGAATGCGATAAACCCGGTACCTTTTTCGAATTTGCCAGAGCCAGTCAAAAAGCCTATAAGCGCCTGACGGGGGAATTGAAAGACATAAGCGGCATTGATATCAGAAGGCATGACGGAGGGATATTAAAGCTGGCATTTTCAGAAAGCGACCGCGAACACCTGATGCAAATGGGTGCACTGGATTCTGTGGAATGGCTTGAAGCTGATGAAGTATATAAATTAGAACCGAATGCCGGAAAAGGAATTCTCGGCGCCAATTTTATCAGGGACGACGTCCATGTCGAACCGGCTGCAGTGTGCAGGGCATTTGCCAGGGGAGCCCGGATGCTCGGTGCAGATGTCTTCGAGTATACGCCCGTTTTATCGATAGAATCCGAAGCGGGGGCCGTCCGCGTCACGTCCGCTTCCGGCACAGCGGAGGCGGAGCACGCTGTCATTGCAAGCGGCGTGTGGAGCGGAGCTTTGTTTAAACAAATCGGCTTAGACAAAAGGTTTTACCCCGTCAAAGGGGAGTGCCTGTCCGTATGGAATGACGGCATCTCTTTGACGAGAACGCTTTACCATGATCATTGCTACATCGTTCCGCGCCATAGCGGAAGGCTTGTCGTCGGCGCGACGATGAAGCCCGGGGACTGGAATGAGCAGCCGGAACTTGGCGGAATCGAGGAGTTGATCCGAAAAGCCAAGTCGATGCTCCCTGGGATTGAATCCATGAAAATCGACCAATGCTGGGCCGGGTTGCGTCCCGAAACAGGGGATGGCAATCCGTATATCGGAAGACATCCTGAAAATGACCGGATTTTGTTTGCTGCCGGACATTTCAGAAACGGCATCCTCCTGGCACCTGCAACCGGTGAGATGATGGCAGACATGATCCTCGGCAATCCGGTCAAAACAGAGTGGATCGAGGCGTTTAAAGCGGAGCGAAAGGAGGCTGTGCACAGGTGA